The proteins below come from a single Sphingomonas carotinifaciens genomic window:
- a CDS encoding M16 family metallopeptidase translates to MMRCLRAALLLSVATLPATLSAQEQPQPPAASARIPSIPFTERTLANGLRVYAIRDTTTPNVSVQVWYDVGGRDDPRGRSGFAHLFEHLMFKATRNLVQEQMDRLTEDVGGYNNASTGDDYTNYFEVIPANHLQRLLFAEADRMASLVVEPTSFASERDVVKEEYRQGFARPYGKLFQTYLPEISYSVHPYARGVIGDVANLDSATIDDVRAFHATYYRPDNAILVVAGNFDPAQLNGWVDQYFAPIKRPAGEIPRVTVTEPPRERPVSRTVYEANTPLPAVLLSWQLPPDRDADVPALQVLDAIMATGENSRLYRSLVYRDELAQSAQTSFDTRAGTGTYAVFAIMAGGKDAAVGEAALRREVARFRDEAVTPAELAEAKNEILTAAIKRRETAEGKAFLLAQNVIINDDPTASDKQLAAVQRVTAADIQRVARKYLGDNQSAELRYLPEQANKTGDTVTVAPTVVTRPLTAPADIAIVTPAPAGQRILPPPPAAPVKPVLPQVAETRLANGLRVITVERHDLPLVTASLVAVGGAATDPAGKAGASSLSAGLMTMGTTTRSAAEIARAVESLGGSIGSDASRDGASVDLTVTSDQLAPAMTILADVATHPAFAAEEIERARTQTIDGVAVAMKNPAQLSGLVASRVVFGNQPYGTPLEGTPTSLKTLTQADLKAAYQRTWQPGQAALVLVGDITPAAARTLAERYLGTWQGKGTAAAVPGDRAAFPAPRVVVVDMPDAGQAGVVVARPGIARGDARYYPLAVANTVLGGGFSSRLNQEVRIKRGLAYGASSGLQAGRRPGLVAARTQTKNPSAAEVVTLISAEMEKLGKTPVPQAELATRQAVLVGNFGRTVETTDGIAGLLGEYVVQSVPLDELQRYTAKVEGVDPAAVQAAAAALLDPKAASIVVVGDARQFLPALKARYPQVEVVPAAAVNLDSASLK, encoded by the coding sequence ATGATGCGCTGCTTGCGTGCCGCCCTGCTGTTGAGCGTTGCCACCCTGCCCGCCACGCTTTCCGCCCAGGAGCAGCCCCAGCCGCCGGCCGCAAGCGCGCGCATCCCGTCCATTCCCTTTACCGAGCGCACGCTGGCCAATGGCCTGCGCGTCTATGCCATTCGCGACACGACCACGCCCAACGTATCGGTGCAGGTGTGGTACGACGTCGGCGGGCGCGACGATCCGCGCGGGCGATCGGGTTTCGCGCACCTGTTCGAACATCTGATGTTCAAGGCGACGCGCAACCTGGTGCAGGAACAGATGGACCGGCTGACCGAGGATGTCGGCGGTTACAACAACGCCTCGACCGGCGACGACTATACCAATTATTTCGAGGTGATCCCCGCCAACCATCTGCAGCGGCTGTTGTTCGCGGAGGCGGACCGCATGGCATCGCTGGTGGTGGAACCGACCAGCTTCGCCTCGGAACGCGACGTGGTGAAGGAGGAATATCGCCAGGGCTTCGCACGGCCCTATGGCAAGCTGTTCCAGACCTATCTGCCCGAGATCAGCTATTCGGTGCACCCCTATGCGCGCGGGGTGATCGGCGACGTGGCGAATCTCGATTCGGCGACGATTGACGACGTGCGCGCCTTTCACGCCACTTATTACCGGCCCGACAATGCGATCCTGGTGGTGGCGGGCAATTTCGATCCCGCGCAACTGAACGGCTGGGTCGACCAGTATTTCGCGCCGATCAAGCGCCCGGCCGGCGAGATCCCGCGCGTCACCGTGACCGAGCCGCCGCGGGAGCGCCCCGTCAGCCGCACGGTGTACGAGGCCAACACCCCCCTGCCCGCGGTCCTGCTGAGCTGGCAACTGCCGCCCGATCGCGATGCGGACGTGCCCGCGCTCCAGGTGCTGGACGCAATCATGGCGACGGGCGAGAATTCGCGGCTCTATCGCAGCCTCGTCTACCGCGACGAACTGGCGCAGAGTGCGCAGACCTCGTTCGACACGCGGGCGGGCACGGGCACTTATGCGGTGTTCGCGATCATGGCGGGCGGCAAGGACGCCGCGGTCGGCGAGGCGGCGCTGCGCCGCGAAGTGGCCCGTTTCCGTGACGAAGCCGTCACGCCGGCCGAACTGGCCGAGGCCAAGAACGAGATCCTGACCGCTGCGATCAAGCGGCGCGAGACGGCGGAGGGAAAGGCGTTCCTGCTGGCGCAAAACGTCATCATCAACGACGATCCCACCGCCAGCGACAAGCAACTGGCCGCGGTGCAGCGCGTCACCGCTGCGGACATCCAGCGGGTCGCGCGCAAATATCTGGGTGACAACCAGTCGGCCGAGCTGCGCTATCTGCCGGAGCAGGCGAACAAGACGGGCGACACGGTGACGGTCGCGCCCACCGTCGTCACCCGCCCGCTGACCGCACCCGCCGACATCGCCATCGTTACGCCGGCACCCGCCGGGCAGCGCATCCTGCCGCCGCCGCCTGCCGCGCCGGTGAAGCCGGTGCTGCCCCAGGTCGCCGAGACGCGGCTGGCCAATGGCCTGCGCGTCATCACCGTGGAGCGGCACGACCTGCCGCTGGTCACCGCCTCGCTGGTGGCGGTCGGTGGCGCCGCGACCGACCCGGCCGGCAAGGCAGGGGCGAGCAGCCTGTCGGCCGGGTTGATGACGATGGGCACCACCACCCGGTCCGCCGCCGAGATCGCGCGCGCGGTGGAAAGCCTGGGCGGATCGATCGGCAGCGATGCCAGCCGCGACGGGGCCTCGGTCGACCTGACCGTCACCTCCGACCAGCTTGCGCCCGCAATGACCATCCTGGCCGATGTCGCCACGCACCCCGCCTTCGCCGCCGAGGAGATCGAGCGGGCACGCACGCAGACGATCGACGGCGTCGCGGTCGCGATGAAGAACCCGGCGCAACTGTCGGGCCTGGTCGCCAGCCGCGTCGTGTTCGGCAACCAACCATATGGCACCCCACTGGAGGGTACCCCGACCTCGTTGAAGACGCTGACCCAGGCGGACCTGAAGGCGGCGTATCAGCGGACATGGCAGCCCGGTCAGGCCGCACTGGTGCTGGTCGGCGACATCACGCCGGCCGCCGCCCGGACGCTGGCCGAGCGGTACCTGGGCACGTGGCAGGGCAAGGGCACCGCGGCCGCGGTGCCGGGCGACCGGGCAGCGTTCCCGGCGCCACGCGTGGTGGTGGTCGACATGCCCGATGCCGGACAGGCCGGCGTCGTCGTCGCGCGGCCCGGCATCGCGCGTGGCGATGCCCGCTATTACCCCCTCGCCGTCGCCAACACCGTGCTGGGCGGCGGGTTTTCTTCTCGGTTGAATCAGGAGGTGCGGATCAAGCGGGGGCTGGCGTACGGGGCGAGCAGCGGGCTTCAGGCGGGGCGCAGGCCCGGGCTGGTCGCGGCGCGCACCCAGACCAAGAATCCGTCGGCCGCAGAAGTGGTTACGCTGATTTCCGCGGAGATGGAAAAGCTGGGCAAGACGCCCGTGCCCCAGGCCGAACTCGCCACGCGCCAGGCGGTGCTGGTCGGCAATTTCGGGCGCACGGTGGAGACGACGGACGGTATCGCCGGCCTGTTGGGCGAGTATGTCGTCCAGTCCGTGCCGCTGGACGAGTTGCAGCGCTACACCGCCAAGGTGGAGGGCGTGGATCCGGCGGCGGTGCAGGCGGCGGCGGCCGCGCTGCTCGACCCCAAGGCGGCGAGCATCGTCGTGGTGGGTGACGCCAGGCAGTTCCTGCCGGCGCTGAAGGCACGCTACCCCCAGGTGGAGGTGG
- the tgt gene encoding tRNA guanosine(34) transglycosylase Tgt — protein sequence MTRFAFSIHATDGPARTGAIAMERGTIRTPAFMPVGTAATVKAMKPGDVAASGADIILGNTYHLMLRPGAERVARLGGLHDFMGWDKPILTDSGGYQVMSLAELTKRSEDGVAFKSHLDGTRHLLSPERSIEIQRLLGSNIVMAFDELVPTTSTREVQAAAMERSMRWAKRSRDAFDGGGAHAEHNAIFGIQQGALDEGLRKASADALIDIGFDGYAVGGLAVGEGQEAMFGCLDFAPGQLPVDKPRYLMGVGKPTDIVGAVERGIDMFDCVLPTRSGRTGQAFTRTGPLNLRNARHGEDQGPLDPSCGCPVCRTWSRAYLHHLVRAGEILGAMLMTEHNIWFYETLMADLRAAISEGRLRAFANAFRARYAGNPTGEMQ from the coding sequence CCTTTTCCATCCACGCCACCGACGGGCCCGCGCGCACCGGCGCGATCGCGATGGAGCGCGGCACGATCCGTACCCCCGCCTTCATGCCGGTCGGCACCGCCGCCACCGTCAAGGCGATGAAGCCCGGCGATGTCGCGGCATCGGGCGCGGACATCATCCTGGGCAATACCTATCACCTGATGCTGCGCCCCGGTGCCGAACGCGTCGCCCGGCTGGGCGGGCTGCATGACTTCATGGGCTGGGACAAGCCGATCCTGACCGATTCGGGCGGCTATCAGGTGATGAGCCTGGCGGAGCTGACCAAGCGGTCGGAGGACGGCGTCGCGTTCAAGAGCCATCTGGACGGCACCCGCCATCTGCTCAGCCCGGAACGCTCGATCGAGATCCAGCGGCTGCTGGGATCGAACATCGTCATGGCGTTCGACGAACTGGTGCCCACCACCTCGACGCGCGAGGTACAGGCCGCCGCGATGGAACGCTCGATGCGCTGGGCGAAGCGCAGCCGCGATGCATTCGACGGGGGCGGCGCGCATGCCGAGCATAATGCGATCTTCGGCATCCAGCAGGGCGCGCTGGACGAGGGGTTGCGCAAGGCGTCGGCCGACGCGCTGATCGATATCGGTTTCGATGGTTATGCGGTCGGCGGCCTGGCGGTCGGCGAGGGGCAGGAGGCGATGTTCGGCTGCCTCGATTTCGCGCCGGGGCAATTGCCGGTGGACAAGCCACGCTATCTGATGGGGGTCGGCAAGCCGACCGACATCGTCGGCGCGGTGGAACGCGGCATCGACATGTTCGACTGCGTGCTGCCGACGCGGTCGGGCCGCACCGGCCAGGCGTTCACGCGCACCGGTCCGCTCAATCTGCGCAATGCCCGGCACGGCGAGGATCAGGGGCCGCTCGACCCGTCCTGCGGCTGCCCGGTTTGCCGAACCTGGAGTCGTGCCTATCTCCATCACCTCGTGCGCGCCGGGGAGATACTGGGCGCCATGTTGATGACGGAACATAATATCTGGTTCTATGAAACGCTTATGGCTGATCTGCGCGCCGCCATCAGCGAAGGACGCTTGAGAGCCTTTGCGAACGCGTTCCGCGCGCGCTACGCCGGCAACCCGACGGGAGAGATGCAATGA